The following is a genomic window from Amycolatopsis sp. BJA-103.
CTCGTGCACGAGAAGGAGACCGAGGTCCGCGCCTGGCTGCACGTCCCGGATCCGGTGATCAGAGTGCTGCCGTGAGTACCTCCAGCGCGCTGTGCTGACGAGCGGCGTCGACCTTGTCGACCGGTCCCGACCAGCGCAGGCCGTGCTGGTCTAGCGACGTGCGGTTGTGCGCGATCGTCGAGTTCGCTTGGCGCGTCAGGTAAGCGCGGTACGGCCTGCCCGTCAGTGCCCGGTCCAGCTCGCCGAGGTTGCGGGCGTACGCGCCCTTGAACGACGGTCCGTCGGCGCCGCAGTCGCCGGACTCGCACGGATCGCGCAGGATCCCGTTCGCGTGCAGCAGTGACGTCGTGGTGGAGGCGTCGGCGAGCCGGCGGGCACGGGTGAGCAGGGCGGTGTCACCGGTCGCGCGGTTCAGTTCGAGCAGCGCGCCGAGGACGATGCCCTGGTTGTAACTCCAGACGGCTTGCCCGTTGTTGGCGCAGGAGGCGTTCAGGCCGTCGTTGATCAGGGCGTTCCCGTTGATCATGCCGCTCGCGCGGAACCAGTCCCAGACCTCGCGTGCCCGCGCGAGCTGGCGTGTGTCGCCGGGGAGCCGGTTGTGCAGTGACGCGGCGACCTTGACGTACAGCTCGTTGGTGACGGCGTTCTTGTACGTCTTCGCCGTCGACCACCAGAGTCCGCCGCCGCAGGTGCCGTCGCGGTAGGAGTACATGTAGTCGGCCGCGATGACGGCGGTGTCGAGGTAGCGGCGGTCCTTGGTCAGGTCGTAGGCGCGGATCCAGGCGAGCGCCCACCAGCCGGTGTCGTCGATGTACTCGTTCGTGAAGTTGTCGCCGCGGTTGCGGTCGAAGGTGTTGGCGATGGCGTGGCGGTAGTTCCGCGAGCCGGTGCGGGTGCTGTAGTCGAGGATCGCGGTGAGCGCGTTCGCCGAGTTCCACCAGCCCGTGGTCTGCCAGAGGCCGGTGCCGTTGTCGTAGAACTGCATGAGCGCGGTGGCCGCGGCTTCGGCGCGGTCGCGCGCGGCGACCGTGGTGCGGAACCACGGTGTGCAGGCGATTTCCGGCCGGTTGCCCGCCTTCCCGCACGCGCGCAGGGCGCCGAACCGGTGGGTGGTGGGGTCGTCCACGTTGAACATCAGGGTCCGCCAGCCGCGCTGACCGTCGGGGATCTCGGTGTCACCGATCCGGCTGTCTCCGGCCCACGTGCGGCCGCCGTCGAAGGAGCGGTCGAGCCAGACCTCGTCGCCGGGGTCGCCGTTGCCGATGCTGCCCCAGCCCATGTCGTCGCCGTCGGAGAGATGCAGTGTGATGCCACGGCCCCAGACGGTCGCCGTACTGGGTCTTCTTTCGCCGACGGCCAGTGCGGGATCGCGGCTGTCGCAGTACTTGGCGCAGATCGTCGCGGCGACGGTGGGTTCGGGAGTGGTGGTGGCCGGCGTGAAAGCGAATGTCAACGTTGTCACAAGCAGGGAGGTGAGCCACATGGATTCGAGTGTGAGGGCGGCCACTTTCCGGGACTGATCAAGTCACTCGATCAGCTGGCGCCGAACGTCTGGAATACTTCTTGCGCGCGTAAGGTTGAACGCTCAAGCAACAGTAACCCGGTCTAGGGAGCAGGTCATGCAGTTCGGAATCTTCACGGTGGGCGATGTGACGACCGACCCGGCCACCGGGGAGGCGCCCAGCGAGTACGAGCGGATCAAGGCGATGGTGCGGATCGCGCTCAAGGCCGAAGAAGTCGGCCTCGACGTCTTCGCGACCGGCGAGCACCACAACCCGCCGTTCGTGCCTTCTTCGCCGACGACGATGCTCGGCTACATCGCCGCGCAGACGTCGAAACTCATCCTTTCCACCTCGACCACGCTGATCACCACGAACGACCCGGTGAAGATCGCCGAGGACTTCGCGATGCTGCAGCACCTCGCCGACGGCCGCGTCGACCTGATGATGGGCCGCGGCAACACCGGCCCGGTGTACCCGTGGTTCGGGCAGGACATCCGGCAGGGGATCCCGCTCGCCATCGAGAACTACCACCTGCTGCACCGGTTGTGGCGCGAGGACGTGGTCAGCTGGTCCGGCAAGTTCCGGACGCCGCTGCAGGAGTTCACCTCGACCCCGCGGCCGCTCGACGGGGTGCCGCCGTTCGTCTGGCACGGTTCGATCCGCAGCCCGGAGATCGCGGAGCAGGCCGCTTACTACGGCGACGGGTTCTTCGCGAACCACATCTTCTGGCCGAAGGAGCACTTCCAGGCGCTGATCGAGCTGTACCGCGAGCGGTACGAGCACTACGGGCACGGCAAGGCGGACCAGGCGATCGTCGGCCTCGGCGGCCAGGTGTTCCTGCGGCCGAAGTCGCAGGACGCGGTGCGGGAGTTCCGGCCGTACTTCGACAACGCGCCGGTGTACGGGCACGGGCCGTCGCTGGAGGAGTTCACCGAGCAGACGCCGCTGACCGTCGGCAGCCCGCAAGAGGTGATCGACAAGACGCTGACCTTCCGCGAACACTTCGGCGACTACCAGCGTCAGCTGTTCCTGCTGGACCACGCCGGGCTGCCGTTGAAGACCGTGCTGGAACAGCTCGATCTGCTGGGCGAGCACGTGATCCCGGTGCTGCGTAAGGAACTCGACTCCCTTCGTCCTGCTCACGTGCCTGAGGCTCCTACGCACGCTTCGCTTCTTTCGGAGGCTTCTTCGGCGGTGACCGCATGACGACGATCGCTGTCGTGACCGCGGGGTTGAGCCAGCCGTCCTCGACGCGGCTGCTCGCGGACAAACTGGCCGCGGCGACTTCTTCGGTGCTGCCGGACGTGAAGATCGAGGTGATCGAACTTCGTGACCTCGCCCTCGACGTCACGAAGAACATGCTGACCGGGTTTCCCTCCCCGGCCCTGCGCGCGGCCATCGACACGGTGACCGCCGCGGACGGCCTGATCGCCGTGACACCGGTGTTCACCGCGTCGTACAGCGGACTGTTCAAGTCGTTCTTCGACGTGCTGGAGCAGAAGGCGCTCGACGGGAAGCCGGTACTGATCGGCGCCACCGGCGGAACCGAACGGCACTCGCTGGTACTCGATTTCGCGCTGCGTCCGCTCTTCGCCTACCTTCGCGCCGAGCCTGTCGCGACGGCGGTGTACGCGGCTTCGTCGGACTGGGCGTCTCCCGGGGATCTCGACGCGCGGGCTTCGCGGGCTGGGCGGGAGTTCGCCTCGCGGCTCTCGTCGGAGGGAGCGGTTGTGGCTCCGAGCAGTGGGTTTGTGCCGTTCGAGCAGCTGTTGGGCGCGGGGGAGTGAGCAAGGGACCTTTGCTATCGCCGGGGTGAGGTGATCCACCCCGCTCGGCCGGATCGCGCGGCCAGCCGACCAGCACAAGGGTGGCGATTCAGCGTGTGCCGGAGTCGACGACGAAGGAATCGGGACGTTGAGTGTCCCGATTCCTTCATCGTCGATGGATCGCTTCGTTGATCAAGACCGTGCCTCCATCCTTCGACCGGGCGGGACCAGCGCGTTCCCGGCACAATCAGTCTCAGGAACGACGGCGAGGAGAATGACGTGGGCATCGGAAAACCCGTGAGGCAGGTGCTGATCCTGATCGCGGGCGTCATTCTGCTGCTGGTCGGCATCGCGCTGCTCGTGCTGCCAGGACCCGGCCTGCTGCTGGTGCTCGCGGGGCTGCTCGTGCTGGCTTCGGAGTTCCCGGCGGTGGAGAAGTACGTCGATCCCATCCGCGACAGGGCGATGAAGGCGGCCGAGGACAGTGTTTCGTCTCCGCTGCGCATCGCGGGTTCGGTGCTGGCCGGGCTGGGGCTACTGGCCGCGGGAGTGGTCTGGGGACTCGTACCCGGGCTGCCGCTCGGCGGATGGAGCACCGGTTCGAGCCTGATCCTGTCCGGGCTCATCCTGTTCGCTTTGCTGATCTGGAGCTACAAGCGGGTGCAGGCCCGGAGGGCCGCGAAGGCCGAATAACAGCCGGGTGGTCTGGTACCGTGCGGCGCGTGTCCCCCGACTTCCAGCGCGCACGGCGGCCGGAACAGGTGGAGGCGCGGCGCACGGCGATCCTCGACTCGGCGCGCGAACTCCTGGCCGAGCGGCCTGTCTCGCAGATCAGCCTGCGCGAACTGAGCGATCGCGTCGGCCTGGCGAAGTCGAACGTGCTGCGGTACTTCGACAGCCGCGAGGCGATCTTCCTGGAGGTCCTCGACTCGATCTGGGTCGCGTGGCTCGACGAGCTCGAAGACGAACTAGGTGCCCCGAGAGATGCGAAACCTGGTTACGAGCGCGAAGTACGCGTCGCGACCGTCATCGCGACGTCGATTTCGCGGCAGCGCCTCCTGTGCGAGCTGATCAGCACGATGGCGGCCGTGCTCGAACGCAACATCTCCGTCGAGACCGCCCGGGCGTTCAAGACCCGGGCCGGCGAACGCACCGAACGGCTCGCGGACGTCGTCCGGGCCCAGGTCCCGTTGGACGCCGCAGCCGCCGGACACTTCGCGAAGGCCGTCTTCATCCTCGTCGCTGGACTGTGGCCCTACGCGAACCCTGGTGAGGCCGTTGCGACGGTCATGGCCGAACGGGGAGCACCCGCGGGTCGCGAGATGTTCGTCGACGGGCTGGCCGAAGGACTGGCGAACCAGCTGGTCGGCCTGGTCGTTCGCGCAGGTCAGAGCCTCGGGCGATAGCAAAGGTCCCCTGCTCCCTTCCCGCGCGCGCCGAGGCGGCCGACCCTGCATAGGGTGAGCCGGGAACCACGACCAAGGAGCGATCATGAGCCCAGGCGGCACCCTCACTCTCGGCGATCTCACCGTGAGCCGGATGGGCTACGGCGCCATGCGGCTGTCCGGCCCCGGCATCTGGGGGCCGCCGGAGGATCGCGAAACCGCGATCGCCGTCCTCCGCGCGGCGGTCGAGCTGGGCGTGACCCACATCGACACCAGCGATTTCTACGGGCCGCACACGACCAACGAGCTGATCCGCGAGGCGCTGCACCCGTACCCGGAGAACCTGCACCTCGTCACGAAGGTCGGCGCGAAGCGGACTCCGGACAAGGGCTGGCCTTCGGCGCTCTCGCGTGAGGAGCTGACCTCCGCGGTCCACGACAACCTGCGCAACCTCGGCGTCGACGTGCTCGACGTCGTCAATCTGCGGCTCGCGGGGGAGCACGGCGTCTTCCCGATCCCGGTCTCGATCACGGAGCCGTTCGAGGTCCTCGCCGAACTTCAGCAGCAGGGCCTGATCCGGCACCTCGGCCTGAGCCACGTCTCGGCGGAGCAGGTCAAGGAGGCCCGCTCCATCGCGCCGGTCGTCTGCGTGCAGAACGAGTACAACGTCGCGAACCGCGTCAACGACGGGCTGCTCGACGCGCTCGCGGCCATCAACATCCCGTTCGTGCCGTACTTCCCGCTCGGCGGGTTCACCCCGCTGCAGTCCGGCGTGCTCGACGACTGCGCCCGCCGCGTCGACGCGACGCCGATGCAGGTCGCGCTCGCGTGGCTGCTTCAGCGGTCACCGAACATCCTGGTGATCCCCGGTACGTCGTCGCTGCTGCACCTGCACGAGAACGTCGCCGCCGCGAAGCTGGAGCTGCCCGAGGACGTCGTCGCGGACCTCGACACCCTCGCCTGATCCCGAGTGAAGGCCCCCTTCCCGCGGCTCTGCTTGTAAAACCCAGCAGAGGGAAGGGGCCTTCACGCGCTTTCAGCGGACATCCCGGCGTCGCAGCAGCCAGCCGCCGAGAACGGCGAAGGCCACCAGGTAGCCGGCCACCACCAGCGTCGCCTGGGAGACGCCGACGAGTTCCCCGATTCCCGGCGTCGCCCCCGAAGCGCCGAGCGACGCGGCCAGCGAACCGGCGTTGGCTCCCGGCAGAGCCAGCTGGAGCGTGCCGACCCAGTCCAGCAGCGGGGCCGCGACGCCGAACAGCAGGTTCTGGACCACCAGCAACCACACCAGGCCGAGCCCGATCGGCAGTGCCACTCCGCGCATCGCGATGGCGAGCGCGGCGCCGAGAACGGCCCAGGTCATCGCGATCAGCCAGCCCGCGCCGATCCCGGTGACGAGCTCGCCGAACGCGGGCCAGTTCATCGGTTCGCCTTCCGAGGAGGCGATGATCGCGCTCGTGGCGGCTCCGGCCACGAAGCTCGTCAGCACGACGGCCAGGGTCGCGACGGCCAGCGCGAACAACTTTCCACTGTAGACGGTCAGCCGCGAAGGTCCTTGTGTCAGCACGGTCTTCCACGTGCTCCAGCCGTATTCGGTGCCGACGGCCAGCACCCCGAGCACGAGCACGATCGCGCCGAGGAACACCGGCAGCCCGCCGATCGAGTTGCCGACCAGGTTCGACGGCATGGTCGCGGCCAGCCCGCGATCCGTGCCGGGCGCCCCGCTCGACGAACCCGCCGCGCCCGCGAGCGGCAGCAGATAGGTGAAGGTCAGGCCGAGCACGACCGCGATCCCCAGCATGAACCAGTTCGCCGGACGCCGGACGAGTTTCGCCAGCTCGGCGGTGCAGCTACCCCACATGACTTGCCACCTCTCCGGTGAGCTCGAAGAAAACCTGCTCCAGATCCCGTTCGCGGACGTGCAGTTCGCGCACCGGGATCCCTTCCGTGACGAGCTCGCGGTTCAGCCACGACGCGCGGTCCGGGTCGACGGTCAGATCGAGTCCGGTCCCGCTCGCGCGTACGTTCTCCGCGCCGATCCAGTGCTTCACCAGGTCGGCGGCACGCAGGATCTCGTCGGTTTCGATGTGCAGCACCGTGCCGCCGCGGAGTTCGGTCACCGTGTTCTCCGCGACCAGCCGTCCCCGCGAGACGACGCCGACCCGGTCGCAGATCTGCTGGACCTCGCCCAGCAGATGGCTCGACAGCAGGACGGTGCAGCCTTCCGCGCCCAGCCGCCGGATCAGCACGCGCATGTCGGCCATTCCCGCCGGGTCCAGGCCGTTGGTCGGTTCGTCGAGGATCAGCAGCCGCGGATCCTTCAACAGCGCCGCCGCGACCCCCAGCCGCTGCTTCATCCCGAGGGAGTAGGTCGAGTACCGGTCCTTGCCGCGATCGGCGAGATCGACCAGCGAGAGCACTTCGCCGACGCGGAGCGGATCCGTTCCGCTGTACCGGGCCAGCACCTTGAGATTGTCCGCGCCGGACAGATACGGGTAGAAGCCCGGCGATTCGATCAGCGCGCCGACCCCGTCGAGGTCTCCGGGCGGCCTGCCGAACAGCCGCACGCTGCCGGACGTCGGGCGGACGAGCCCCAGCAGCATCCGCAACGTCGTCGTCTTGCCGGCGCCGTTCGGGCCGAGGAAACCGTAGATCTCGCCGGGCAGCACGGTCAGTTTCATCCGGTCGACGGCGAGATGTTCTCCGTACCGTTTCGTGAGTTCGTCTGTGTCCACGGGAAGGTTCATGGTGACGAATGGTGGCTCTCGCGAGGCCTCACCACATCCGTTCACAAGCGGCACCCGGCGTACGTCATCGGACGTAGCGCATGGCCGGAATCCTGCGACATCCGTCGAAAACACCCGTATCGAGCGCCGGGGTGATGATCTTAGGCTCGGCGGGTGTCGAAAGTACTTTTGATCCTCCACGTGCTCGCCGCCGTCATCGCGGTCGGTCCGGTCACCGTCGCGGCGAGCATGTTCCCGGCCGCCGCCCGGCGCGCGTTCGCCGAACCGGGTTCCGGGCTGTCCGTCCTGCGCATGCTCAACCGGATCTGCCGGGTGTACGCGATCTTCGGGGTGGCCGTGCCGTTGTTCGGGCTGGCGACCGCGGGCAGCATGCGGGTCTTCGGTGACGTGTGGGTGATCGTGTCGATCGTGCTCACCGCCGCGGCCGCCGGGGTGCTGGCGTTGCTGGTCCTGCCCGGGCAGAACGCGATTCTCGCGGTGCTGGACGCCGAGCGGCCGTCGGAACCGGTGACGGCGGGGCGCGTGGCGATGTACACGGGGATGTTCAACCTGCTCTGGGCCGTGGTGACGGTGCTGATGATCGTGCGGCCCGGGTCGACGACCGGCGCGTAAAAGCTCGTGAGTGGTACGGACGGTTAGAACCGTCCCTACCACTCACGAGCTCTTGGACTACGTGCTCAGCAGTTGATTGAAGAACGAGCGGTAGCGGCGCAACGCGATCCGCAGATCCTCGGTGGCCGGTTCGCCCTGGCTCCACGCGGATTCCAGTTCCTTCTTGTGGTCCGCGAAGGTCGTGGCGAGGTTCTGGATCACGACGGCGACGAGTTCGTCGGCCTCCTTGACCGCCCGCTGCGGATCGTCCACAAAGGCCGTCTGGATGCCCTGCCAGCTGTCGCGGAACCTGTCCACGTCGACGTTGTCGAACAACGTCTGCGCCTTGTCTTCGTGATGTTCGGTCGTGGTCCCGGTGGTGCGCTCGGGTTCGGCGGCCACCAGGTCCTCGGTGCTCAGCGTGTGCCCGGAATCCTCGTCGGCCCGGGTGTCGCCGAGACCGTCAGCGGTCGGTTCCCCGTCGAGCCGATCCGTCGTCCCCGCGACGCGTTCCGTGCTCCGCGGTTCCGTTCCCTCGGTTCCCAGAGGCCTGCTCTCCATGACTTTCCGCTCCTTCGCCACCATCGGTCAACAGATCTTCGAACACCTCGCGGTAGTGCTTCATCGCTTCACGCATGTCCTCCGTGGACATTTCGGAATCCCGATGGCGCACCAGCGTGTCGTGCCCGGCGCGGTAGTGCCGCAACGCGTTCGCGTGCCGGACGGACAGATCCGCGAGCTGCTGGTCGTACCCTTCGGTCGGGTAGCCGCGCTCGGCCATCAGGGAGACCAATACCCGGTCCGCGTCGACGACGGCACCGGACGGGCGGTCGACGAACTGTTCCTGGATCAGTGCCCATTCCTGCGCGTACCGGTCCTTTGTGGACGACGGCAGCGGCCGGATGTCGAGGTCCGAGTGGCGTTTCACTCGCGACGACAGCTCGCGTTCCGCTTCTCGCGGGCTTTCGTGTTCCTTGACGGCCCGGTCGTATTCGGGCCCGAACGTCTCTCGCAACCGCCGCTTGCGTTGCTCCGCGACGACGAACCAAGCGGCCGCTCCCACCACCAGGACCGCGGCGATGACGATGATGATGACCAACCACGTGGGCATCGTTATCTCCTCCGGATGTTTTGCCAGGCAACCCCCGACGAGCCGTGAGTTCCCCGGCCTTCGTGGCCGGAAACCCTTGTGCCACAAGTATTTTTGGATCTTAGGCCGGATGGCGCAGTGGGCTCTGCCGGGTCCGCGCGTGGCTTCCGGCCGGTTTCCCTTCCCGGGCAAGGGATTCGTTGATGATCTCGGTCCCGCTGGCGGATCGGAGACGGCGTACCCCCCGTTCGGCCATTCGGCGCAGGTCGTGAGGTTCGCTAACTAGGCGTCCCCCTTTTGGGTGCCGCCGATGACTCAGTGTAGGTAAAAACTCCCGATCACTGCTCCGTTGTGGCACTATTGCCCCGTTCGCAGGAAGAGGGCCTGCGAATCAGAGGGGGCCTGGTGTGACGGGGCTGCCTGGTACGACAAAGAAAGATCATCAGGGGAGGAGATCGTCAAATGTCGACGCCTACGGACGTCAAGGATCCCATCGGTGAGGAAGAGCCGGTCGACCCGGCTCAGCCCAAGCCCGACCAGGGAGAACACCAGCACAGCCCCGACTGCGAGCACCAGAACGAACGAGTCTGGGACTGCCCTGGCGGATGCGCTCAGACGCCGCCGCCCACTCCCTGAGCACACTCCTGGCTGAAGAGGTTTCGCCCGTCACCCGGGTAAGAACCGGTGGCGGGCGACTCTCGGCTACGGAGTGTGCTGTCATAGATCAGTGGCGGTTACACAGCTCGATCAAGCCGATGTCATTCGCAAGGCGCGCGAACTCCAGCGCGCCGGTATCGATGCCGCGTGTTCGGCCCGTCAACGTGAGGGAATTCTCCTGCTGCGGCGGGGGATGGCTCTGCTCGATTCGATCCATCCGGTCGCCGAACGGATGAGGAACGACTGGCTGGCCACCCGGATCCGGCTGGCTTCCAGCATCGCGACCGTGGGCTCGGAGACCAGCGGGGGCGTGGCTTCCGGCCTCGCGGGCCTGGACGACGTCCGGTTGTTGCTCAAAGCGGTGGACGACCCCCGGCTCCACGCGGAATTGCGCGGTCAGCTCGACCACAATTACGGACTCCTGCTCATGGCGGTGGGGCGGAACGAGGAAAGCACGGGGTATTTCGATTCCTCGCTCGCGCACAAAGAGGCCCTCCTGGCCATGGAAAAGGATCCCGCGCCCTCGCTCGATCCGTACCTGGGCACGTTGACCACGCGGGGGCTGGCCTACACCAGGCTCGGCGACATCCGCCGCGCCAGGCGGGACCTCGCCAACGCCGTGGCGCTCGCGGAACGCAACGGCCTGCACGCCCAGGCCGCGGACGTCCGCCGCCCGCTGGGCACGCTGGAACTCCGCGTCGGGAACGTGCCCGCTGCATTGCGGCTCTACGAGGAAAGCGAGCGGATCTACCGATCTCTCGACCTGGAGATCCCGCCGCTGCTGCGGTGGGAACGGGCCGAAGCGCTGCTGACCGCGGGCCTGGCCGAAGAGGCCGGAGTCCATCTCGACGAGATCCTGCCGGTGATGCTGGAACAGCGGAGCATCACCAGGGATCTGGGCGGGGTGGAGCTGTTCCGCGCGTCCGCGGCGCTGATGACCGACGACCTGGAGCTCGCCCGGACGTACGCCTCTTCGGCCCGGCGCCGGACGCTGCGCTGGGGATGCCAGACCTGTGTCGCCAACGCGACGATCGTCGGCCTTCGTGCCGACGTGCGGGATGCGTTGCGTACCAACGAGATCCCGGCCAACCTGACGGCCCGCGCACTGCGGGCGGCGAACGCGATGCCGATGCCGAGGCTCGCCGATCAGGCGGCCTTGGCGCGCATGCTGGCCGTCCGGGTCGAGCTGCGGAAGGGAAAACGCAAGCGTGCCGCCGAACTGCTGGCGCGGATTCCGCAGCCGGGCCGGTTGACCACCGTCGATTACCGGATGCTGCGACGGCTCTGCCGCGCGGAACTCGCGGTCGCCGAGGGGGACAAGGCCAGGGCGCTGGCCGAGATCAGGGGCGGGCTCACCGAACTCGACCGGGTCCGCGACCGGATGGGCGGCCTCGAACTGGTGTCCGGGACGGCGTTGCACGGCAGGGAGCTGGCGGATCTGGCCGTCAAGATCGTGCTCGAACGCGCGGACGCGGCCCGGTTGTTCGGCTGGACGGAACGGACCCGCGCGCAAAGTTACCGGTACGAACCTGTTGCCGCGGACGATCCGGATCTCGCCGAGCGGGTCGGTGAGGTCCGGGGTCTCGATCAGGCGATCCACCAGGCGCAGCACGACGGGCACCCGACGGCGGCCTTGCGCGCGAAACACGCCGAGCGGTTGCGCGAGGCGCATCGGCTCGGGTGGCACACCGGACGCTGGGGCAGGCCGCGGCCGGTCGCGCGGCTCGCCGAGGTCGCCGACGAGCTGGGCGAACGCGCGCTGGTGAGCTTCGTGTCCTCCGGAGACGACCTGGTGGCGGTGGTCGTCGCGGGCAGGCGGTGCGAACTGGTGCGGCTCGGCTCGGCGGCATCGGCGGCGGAGTCCGCGCGGATGCTGAACGTCGATCTCGACGCCCTCGCGCCGGATCACCTGCCGCCGCCCCTGGTACAGGCGGTACTCGGTTCGGCGCGGAAACAGGCCGAACGGCTCGACGCCCAGCTCATCCGGCCGCTGGAGGGGCTGCTCGGGGACCGCGGCCTGGTCGTCGTGCCGACCGGTCCGCTGTTCGCCGTCCCGTGGGGAGTGCTGCCGGCGCTGCGGTCGCGGCCGATCGTGGTCGCCCCGTCGGCGACCGCCTGGCTGGGAGCCGAACGCACGACGGTCCCCGAGGCGCGGAAGGTCGTCCTCGTCAGCGGACCCGGCCTCGTGGGGACCAGGGGTGAGCTGGCCAAACTCGCCACGCACTACCGGACGGCACATACGCTGACCGGGCCGGACGCGACGGTGCGGTCCGTCCTCGGCGCGCTGGACGGCGCGAAGCTCGCGCACATCGCCGCGCACGGTGCGCACGAGCCCGAGAACGCCTTGTTCTCCCGGCTGGAACTGGCCGACGGCACCCTCTTCGCACACGAGATGGCCGGGCTCGCGCAGCCGCCGTCGCAAGTCGTCTTCGCGTCGTGCGAACTGGCGCTGAACCGGATCCGGCCCGGCGACGAAGTCCTCGGTTTCGCCAGCGCGCTGCTCGCGAGCGGTTCGCGGACGGTGATCGCGCCGTTGAGCCGAGTCGGTGACGAAGCCGCCGCGGCCGCGATGGACGACTACCATCGCGGACTCGCCGACGGTGCCGGCCCGGCGACGGCGCTGGCGGACACCATCGCGGTTGATCCGTTCCGGCGACCGTTCGTCTGTTTGGGTGCGGGCTGATCGCACGACTTGACAACCCTGTTCGATCTTCACGACTCCAAGTGCCCGGTTGGTTACTCTTGACCGAGTCGTCTGAACCAATTATGGTCTAGACCACATTCGCCGCTCGGCGCTTCGGCGGATGTGGTCCCAACCTTCATTGGTTTTTCGCTCGCCGTGGCCCAGGAACCTCGAGTTCCACGGACGGTTCCGCCACCCGGGTCAGCGGTGGGTGCACAGATGGGAAAGGGGTAGGCATGAGCTTCAAACGACGGCTTTTGACCCTGGCGGCAGGTGCGGCAACGGTGCCGGCGGTTCTGGTCGCGATCCCGGCGGGTACCGCCAGCGCGCACGGCTACGTCTCCTCACCTGCCAGCAGGCAGGCGCAGTGCGCTCAGAACACCGTTTCCTGCGGTGACATCAAATGGGAACCGCAAAGCGTCGAGGGCCCTAAGGGGCTCATGAGCTGTAGCGGCGGCGTCGGCCGTTTCTCGGATCTCAACAATGACAGCAAGGGCTGGAAGGTGCATTCCCTCGGCCGTACCACCACGTTCCGGTGGACGATCACGGCTCGCCACCGCACCAGCACGTGGGAGTACTTCGTCGACGGCGCGAAGGTCGCGACCGTCAACGACAACGGCGCGC
Proteins encoded in this region:
- a CDS encoding lytic polysaccharide monooxygenase auxiliary activity family 9 protein; translated protein: MSFKRRLLTLAAGAATVPAVLVAIPAGTASAHGYVSSPASRQAQCAQNTVSCGDIKWEPQSVEGPKGLMSCSGGVGRFSDLNNDSKGWKVHSLGRTTTFRWTITARHRTSTWEYFVDGAKVATVNDNGAQPGATVTHSVNLQQSGRHKILARWNVYDTANAFYACIDANIS
- a CDS encoding CHAT domain-containing protein, giving the protein MAVTQLDQADVIRKARELQRAGIDAACSARQREGILLLRRGMALLDSIHPVAERMRNDWLATRIRLASSIATVGSETSGGVASGLAGLDDVRLLLKAVDDPRLHAELRGQLDHNYGLLLMAVGRNEESTGYFDSSLAHKEALLAMEKDPAPSLDPYLGTLTTRGLAYTRLGDIRRARRDLANAVALAERNGLHAQAADVRRPLGTLELRVGNVPAALRLYEESERIYRSLDLEIPPLLRWERAEALLTAGLAEEAGVHLDEILPVMLEQRSITRDLGGVELFRASAALMTDDLELARTYASSARRRTLRWGCQTCVANATIVGLRADVRDALRTNEIPANLTARALRAANAMPMPRLADQAALARMLAVRVELRKGKRKRAAELLARIPQPGRLTTVDYRMLRRLCRAELAVAEGDKARALAEIRGGLTELDRVRDRMGGLELVSGTALHGRELADLAVKIVLERADAARLFGWTERTRAQSYRYEPVAADDPDLAERVGEVRGLDQAIHQAQHDGHPTAALRAKHAERLREAHRLGWHTGRWGRPRPVARLAEVADELGERALVSFVSSGDDLVAVVVAGRRCELVRLGSAASAAESARMLNVDLDALAPDHLPPPLVQAVLGSARKQAERLDAQLIRPLEGLLGDRGLVVVPTGPLFAVPWGVLPALRSRPIVVAPSATAWLGAERTTVPEARKVVLVSGPGLVGTRGELAKLATHYRTAHTLTGPDATVRSVLGALDGAKLAHIAAHGAHEPENALFSRLELADGTLFAHEMAGLAQPPSQVVFASCELALNRIRPGDEVLGFASALLASGSRTVIAPLSRVGDEAAAAAMDDYHRGLADGAGPATALADTIAVDPFRRPFVCLGAG